The Cloeon dipterum chromosome 3, ieCloDipt1.1, whole genome shotgun sequence genome includes a region encoding these proteins:
- the LOC135939302 gene encoding cytochrome P450 9e2-like: MGILVADSCWADTAVLLLTALYLLYWYATNTFDHWKKKGVPEVRNKVPFFGSMLESVTMKKQFSLHFQELYWGLKGHKFGGIFQMKRPMLVMMDPELIKDVMVKNFANFSDNVAIVSSKHDPMFAYNIFSMKGEQWKYARSKLAPAFATGKIRNVFPLIMEICDELKKHLQRRIDSNDCEFKAHNLAAEYTTDVVGSCAFGIRCNSLIDPNNQFRKMGKDLMTPESVFRQLQFMIIFTMPKIAEIFRLKLISQQIEDFFRDLIGKAFAYREKHPEFKRNDFINLLMQLKKLGGLEVDETDKKEINRGLEKEASDKGKIEFNETVLTAQAVGFFIDGFETSSLALAFALHELAMNPAVQEKLREELKKSFEATDGKIDYDNIRSCTYLDNVLHETLRIYSPAGVLQRECTKRYTIPDTNINLEVGDAVVIPVYPMHHDPTYFPCPEVFDPDRFTEEGKKTRPAFTYLPFGEGPRQCIGFRFAQAQVKAALATIVLNFEVKPSKDTEHPVKFDQTNFLLRAKNGLNLKIAPL, from the exons ATGGGAATTTTGGTTGCGGACTCTTGCTGGGCGGACACAGCGGTTCTGCTTCTGACCGCCCTTTACCTTCTGTATTGGTATGCCACCAACACGTTCGATCACTGGAAGAAAAAAGGGGTGCCTGAGGTCAGGAACAAAGTGCCCTTTTTCGGCTCAATGCTGGAGTCGGTGACCATGAAGAAGCAATTTAGTCTCCACTTCCAAGAGCTCTATTGGGGCCTCAAGGGGCATAAATTTGGAGGAATATTTCAGATGAAAAGGCCCATGTTGGTTATGATGGACCCTGAACTTATCAAGGATGTCATGGTGAagaattttgctaatttctcAGACAATGTTGCTATTGTTAGCTCCAAACACGACCCAatgtttg CCtacaacattttttccatGAAGGGAGAGCAGTGGAAATATGCACGATCAAAGTTGGCTCCTGCTTTCGCCACGGGGAAAATTCGCAACGTTTTCCCCCTCATCATGGAAATATGCGACGAACTAAAAAAGCACTTGCAGCGCCGCATCGACTCAAACGATTGCGAATTCAAAGCGCACAATCTCGCTGCAGAATACACCACGGACGTAGTCGGCAGTTGTGCTTTTGGGATTAGGTGCAACTCCCTGATTGATCCCAACAACCAATTCCGGAAAATGGGCAAAGATTTGATGACCCCAGAATCTGTATTCAGGCAGTTGCAATTCATGATAATTTTCACGATGCCAAAAATCGCTGAAATATTCcgcttaaaattaatcagccAACAAATAGAAGACTTCTTTAGGGACCTGATAGGCAAGGCGTTCGCGTACCGCGAAAAACATCCCGAGTTCAAGAGAAACGATTTCATAAACTTACTAATGCAACTCAAAAAGCTCGGTGGATTAGAAGTGGATGAGACTGATAAGAAAGAGATCAATCGTGGacttgaaaaagaggcgtCTGATAAGggaaaaattg AATTTAACGAAACCGTCCTAACAGCGCAAGCAGTTGGATTTTTCATCGATGGCTTTGAAACCTCCTCACTAGCACTCGCCTTCGCTCTCCACGAATTGGCAATGAACCCAGCAGTGCAGGAAAAGTTGAGggaagaattgaaaaaaagttttgaagCGACAGACGGGAAAATTGATTACGACAACATCAGAAGTTGTACCTATCTTGATAACGTTTTACACG AAACGTTGCGAATTTACTCTCCCGCTGGAGTACTGCAACGAGAATGCACCAAACGCTACACCATACCTGATACCAACATAAACCTCGAGGTAGGCGACGCCGTAGTCATCCCCGTCTACCCCATGCACCACGACCCTACGTACTTCCCCTGCCCGGAGGTCTTTGACCCTGACCGATTTACGGAGGAGGGTAAAAAGACACGACCGGCATTCACTTATTTGCCGTTTGGAGAAGGACCGAGACAGTGCAttg GTTTTAGATTTGCTCAGGCCCAAGTCAAGGCAGCCCTGGCTACAATTGTTCTTAACTTTGAAGTGAAGCCATCCAAGGACACTGAACATCCTGTTAAATTTGACCAaacgaattttttgttgcgcGCTAAAAATGGTCTGAATCTAAAAATTGCGCCGTTGTAA
- the LOC135939303 gene encoding cytochrome P450 9e2-like, translating to MGLLLENTYIADVVVLVLTAVYLLYWYGTSTFDYWKKKGVPEIKKKVPFFGSDMDAVLLRKQMSFVIQDLYNELDGHKYGGMFSMRRPTLLVRDPELIKQIMVKDFSSFTDNGQITSEKNDPMFAYNIFAMKGDKWKYARSKMAPAFATGKIRSTFPLILEICEDLKRHINKKIESNSNCYEFEAHDFTKNYTTDVVGSCAFGIKCNSLSEPNNQFREMGKEILSPASFRRQVEISVLFAFPKIAELIGIKFIAKYTEDFFRDLILKAFAYREKHPEFKRNDFINLLMQLKKLGEVELDEHDKKEINISAVANEKGKIEFTDTVLTAQAVGFFIDGFETSSLALAFTLHELAMNPSIQDKLREELNNSFESNGGKIDYENIRGCSYLDNILHETLRMYSPAGALARECTKRYTIPDSNVQLEVGDLITIPVYGLHHDPKYFPNPEVFDPDRFTEEAKKTRPAFAYLPFGEGPRQCIGFRFAQAQVKAAIATIVLNFRLEQSEKTEHPVVFNEKNFLLHAKNGLHLKISPL from the exons ATGGGGTTGCTTTTGGAGAACACGTACATCGCCGATGTGGTCGTTTTGGTGCTGACGGCAGTCTATCTTCTATACTGGTATGGCACATCCACTTTCGACTATTGGAAGAAGAAAGGGGTACCCGAAATCAAGAAGAAGGTACCCTTTTTCGGTTCAGATATGGACGCGGTGCTGCTCAGGAAACAGATGAGTTTCGTCATTCAGGATCTATATAATGAATTAGATGGGCATAAATACGGCGGAATGTTTTCTATGAGAAGACCAACGTTGTTGGTGCGCGACCCTGAACTTATCAAGCAAATCATGGTCAAGGACTTTTCGAGCTTCACAGACAACGGGCAGATTACCAGCGAAAAGAACGATCCAATGTTtg CTTACaacatttttgcaatgaaGGGAGATAAGTGGAAGTACGCCCGCTCGAAAATGGCTCCTGCTTTCGCCACTGGAAAAATCCGCAGCACTTTTCCCTTAATTCTGGAAATTTGCGAGGACCTGAAGAGACATATTAACAAGAAAATCGAATCTAACAGTAACTGTTATGAATTTGAAGCTCACGATTTCACGAAAAACTACACTACAGACGTTGTAGGCAGTTGCGCTTTCGGGATCAAATgcaactcattgtcagaaccAAACAACCAGTTCCGCGAAATgggaaaagaaatattatctCCAGCCTCTTTTAGGCGGCAAGTCGAGATTTCTGTGCTCTTTgcctttccaaaaattgctgagctcattggaattaaattcatcGCCAAATACACCGAAGACTTTTtcagagatttaattttgaaggcaTTTGCCTATCGCGAGAAGCACCCTGAATTCAAGAGGAACGATTTCATCAATTTGCTTATGCAGCTCAAAAAGCTCGGTGAAGTGGAATTAGACGAGCACGATAAGAAGGAGATAAACATTAGCGCTGTTGCCAATGAAAAAGGAAAGATAG aatttactGATACCGTGCTAACTGCACAAGCCGTTGGATTTTTTATCGATGGTTTCGAAACTTCGTCATTGGCACTAGCGTTCACCTTGCACGAGTTAGCCATGAATCCCTCCATCCAGGATAAGTTGCGAGAGGAATTGAATAATAGCTTTGAATCAAACGGTGGCAAAATTGACTACGAAAATATCAGGGGATGTTCATATTTGGACAACATTTTACACG aaaccctgagaatgTACTCTCCTGCTGGAGCTCTAGCACGCGAGTGCACAAAACGCTACACCATCCCGGACTCCAACGTGCAGCTAGAAGTTGGCGACCTGATCACCATTCCAGTTTACGGCTTGCACCACGACCCCAAATATTTCCCGAACCCGGAAGTCTTCGATCCAGACCGATTTACTGAGGAGGCGAAAAAGACGCGACCGGCTTTTGCGTACCTTCCCTTCGGCGAAGGTCCTAGGCAGTGCATTG GTTTCCGGTTCGCTCAGGCGCAAGTTAAAGCTGCCATCGCCACGATTGTACTTAACTTCAGACTGGAGCAATCCGAGAAAACTGAACACCCTGTCGTGTTTAATGAGAAGAATTTCTTACTGCATGCGAAAAACGGCCTCCATCTGAAAATTTCTCCACTCTAA
- the LOC135939304 gene encoding cytochrome P450 6j1-like isoform X1, translated as MGLLLEDSCLADTALLLLTIIYLLYWYGTCTFDYWKKRGVPEIKNKVPFLGSTADAVLFKKQMNLCILDAYRELEGHRFGGLYAMRTPALIVRDPELIKHIMVKDFSSFTDNSMHISEINDPMFAFNIFAMKGEKWKYARSKLAPAFATGKIRNTFPLILEVCNDLKSHFSSKIESKDNDFEAHELSKNFTTDVVGSCAFGIKCDSLSEPDNQFRRMGKEIMSPSTLWRQIEMALIFFLPKIAELLRVKFIAKYVEEFFQDLILKAFAYREEHPEFKRNDFINLLMQLKKLGEVEMDEIDRKDQTNDISLTASDSGKIEFSDVVLTAQAVGFFLDGFETSSMALAFALHELAMNPRIQENLRDELRKSFEATDGCINYDNIRGCAYLDNILHETLRIYTPVGALARECTKRYTIPDSDVQIDIGDIINIPIYGLHQDPKYFPNPEVFDPDRFTEEAKKTRPAFTYLPFGEGPRQCIGFRFAQAQVKAAIATIVLNFMLEPSEKTEHPVVFDERNFFPHAKNGLHLKISPL; from the exons ATGGGCCTTCTGCTCGAGGATTCGTGCCTCGCGGACACGGCCCTCTTGCTGTTGACGATTATCTACCTTTTGTATTGGTACGGTACGTGCACTTTCGACTATTGGAAGAAGAGAGGAGTACCCGAGATCAAGAATAAGGTTCCGTTCCTCGGTTCCACCGCAGACGCAGTTTTATTTAAGAAGCAAATGAATCTGTGTATCTTGGACGCGTATCGAGAACTCGAGGGACACAGATTCGGAGGATTGTACGCAATGAGAACGCCAGCGCTTATAGTGCGTGATCCTGAACTTATAAAACACATCATGGTAAAAGACTTCTCAAGCTTCACCGACAACTCTATGCATATCAGCGAAATAAATGATCCGATGTTcg CATTCAACATTTTTGCGATGAAGGGAGAAAAATGGAAGTATGCTCGGTCGAAATTGGCCCCCGCTTTTGCCACTGGAAAAATTCGCAACACCTTTCCTCTGATTCTGGAAGTTTGCAATGACTTGAAGAGCCATTTCAGCTCCAAAATCGAGTCTAAAGACAACGATTTTGAAGCTCATGAACTCTCGAAAAATTTCACCACGGACGTTGTTGGCAGCTGCGCATTTGGAATTAAATGCGACTCTTTGTCTGAACCAGACAACCAGTTTCGCAGGATGGGAAAGGAAATCATGAGTCCGTCTACTCTCTGGAGGCAGATAGAAATggctctaatttttttcctcccaAAAATTGCTGAGTTACTGAGAGTAAAATTCATTGCCAAATACGTTGAAGAGTTCTTTCAAGATCTGATACTAAAAGCATTTGCCTATCGCGAGGAGCACCCTGAATTCAAGAGAAACGATTTTATTAACTTGCTGATGCAGCTGAAAAAGCTCGGAGAAGTGGAGATGGACGAGATTGATAGGAAAGACCAGACGAATGACATCAGCTTGACGGCAAGCGATAGTGGAAAAATCG aatttagtGACGTTGTTTTGACTGCTCAAGCAGTTGGATTTTTCTTGGATGGTTTTGAAACTTCCTCTATGGCACTTGCTTTTGCCCTTCACGAGCTGGCCATGAACCCTcgaattcaggaaaatttgCGAGATGAATTGAGAAAGAGTTTTGAGGCAACCGATGGATGTATAAACTATGATAATATCAGGGGATGTGCTTACTTGGACAATATTCTCCATg AAACTTTGCGAATTTATACACCCGTCGGAGCTTTGGCGCGCGAATGCACCAAGCGTTACACAATCCCCGATTCTGACGTGCAGATAGACATTGGAGACATCATTAACATCCCAATATATGGTCTGCACCAAGATCCTAAATATTTCCCTAATCCCGAAGTTTTCGATCCGGACCGATTCACAGAAGAGGCGAAGAAGACGCGGCCTGCGTTCACGTACCTTCCCTTCGGCGAAGGCCCCAGACAGTGCATCG GCTTTCGATTCGCTCAAGCGCAAGTAAAGGCTGCCATCGCTACAATTGTGCTCAACTTCATGCTGGAACCCTCCGAGAAAACCGAGCACCCTGTGGTTTTCGATGAACGGAATTTCTTTCCTCATGCTAAAAATGGCCTTCACCTAAAAATATCTCCTTTGTAA
- the LOC135939304 gene encoding cytochrome P450 9e2-like isoform X2, producing MGLLLEDSCLADTALLLLTIIYLLYWYGTCTFDYWKKRGVPEIKNKVPFLGSTADAVLFKKQMNLCILDAYRELEGHRFGGLYAMRTPALIVRDPELIKHIMVKDFSSFTDNSMHISEINDPMFAFNIFAMKGEKWKYARSKLAPAFATGKIRNTFPLILEVCNDLKSHFSSKIESKDNDFEAHELSKNFTTDVVGSCAFGIKCDSLSEPDNQFRRMGKEIMSPSTLWRQIEMALIFFLPKIAELLRVKFIAKYVEEFFQDLILKAFAYREEHPEFKRNDFINLLMQLKKLGEVEMDEIDRKDQTNDISLTASDSGKIEFSDVVLTAQAVGFFLDGFETSSMALAFALHELAMNPRIQENLRDELRKSFEATDGCINYDNIRGCAYLDNILHETLRIYTPVGALARECTKRYTIPDSDVQIDIGDIINIPIYGLHQDPKYFPNPEVFDPDRFTEEAKKTRPAFTYLPFGEGPRQCIVEPPVLQAFDSLKRK from the exons ATGGGCCTTCTGCTCGAGGATTCGTGCCTCGCGGACACGGCCCTCTTGCTGTTGACGATTATCTACCTTTTGTATTGGTACGGTACGTGCACTTTCGACTATTGGAAGAAGAGAGGAGTACCCGAGATCAAGAATAAGGTTCCGTTCCTCGGTTCCACCGCAGACGCAGTTTTATTTAAGAAGCAAATGAATCTGTGTATCTTGGACGCGTATCGAGAACTCGAGGGACACAGATTCGGAGGATTGTACGCAATGAGAACGCCAGCGCTTATAGTGCGTGATCCTGAACTTATAAAACACATCATGGTAAAAGACTTCTCAAGCTTCACCGACAACTCTATGCATATCAGCGAAATAAATGATCCGATGTTcg CATTCAACATTTTTGCGATGAAGGGAGAAAAATGGAAGTATGCTCGGTCGAAATTGGCCCCCGCTTTTGCCACTGGAAAAATTCGCAACACCTTTCCTCTGATTCTGGAAGTTTGCAATGACTTGAAGAGCCATTTCAGCTCCAAAATCGAGTCTAAAGACAACGATTTTGAAGCTCATGAACTCTCGAAAAATTTCACCACGGACGTTGTTGGCAGCTGCGCATTTGGAATTAAATGCGACTCTTTGTCTGAACCAGACAACCAGTTTCGCAGGATGGGAAAGGAAATCATGAGTCCGTCTACTCTCTGGAGGCAGATAGAAATggctctaatttttttcctcccaAAAATTGCTGAGTTACTGAGAGTAAAATTCATTGCCAAATACGTTGAAGAGTTCTTTCAAGATCTGATACTAAAAGCATTTGCCTATCGCGAGGAGCACCCTGAATTCAAGAGAAACGATTTTATTAACTTGCTGATGCAGCTGAAAAAGCTCGGAGAAGTGGAGATGGACGAGATTGATAGGAAAGACCAGACGAATGACATCAGCTTGACGGCAAGCGATAGTGGAAAAATCG aatttagtGACGTTGTTTTGACTGCTCAAGCAGTTGGATTTTTCTTGGATGGTTTTGAAACTTCCTCTATGGCACTTGCTTTTGCCCTTCACGAGCTGGCCATGAACCCTcgaattcaggaaaatttgCGAGATGAATTGAGAAAGAGTTTTGAGGCAACCGATGGATGTATAAACTATGATAATATCAGGGGATGTGCTTACTTGGACAATATTCTCCATg AAACTTTGCGAATTTATACACCCGTCGGAGCTTTGGCGCGCGAATGCACCAAGCGTTACACAATCCCCGATTCTGACGTGCAGATAGACATTGGAGACATCATTAACATCCCAATATATGGTCTGCACCAAGATCCTAAATATTTCCCTAATCCCGAAGTTTTCGATCCGGACCGATTCACAGAAGAGGCGAAGAAGACGCGGCCTGCGTTCACGTACCTTCCCTTCGGCGAAGGCCCCAGACAGTGCATCG TCGAACCACCCGTGCTTCAGGCTTTCGATTCGCTCAAGCGCAAGTAA